In Solanum pennellii chromosome 3, SPENNV200, a single window of DNA contains:
- the LOC107014360 gene encoding uncharacterized protein LOC107014360 yields the protein MADQQVSSYRNGSSKKKNNISRKCASLIKEQRARIYILRRCATMLLCWYIQGDE from the coding sequence ATGGCTGATCAACAAGTATCATCATACAGGAATGGATcatcaaagaagaagaacaacatTTCAAGAAAGTGTGCTTCCTTGATTAAAGAACAAAGAGCCCGGATTTACATTCTCCGTAGATGTGCCACTATGCTTCTCTGTTGGTATATTCAAGGGGATGAATGA
- the LOC107015191 gene encoding uncharacterized protein LOC107015191, translating to MEVDGGEWTGNSRFLIVNYQAGGILDLMRFLLSANKENAHKFLHYSDGGTPVAEELTRVHDDTTAGDHRWVIFVSVIVRKLIAIFGKPMEWFGYLLDFILNLLSLNGNIFGLFYNILHGKVVMPQRGSETFISAIGHLDGRIDLYRTETLTKEIGEPDFWQKNIQLGIGHRALMDLCMMASKLAYENAKVVQNVVNIHWKMHFVDFYNCWNDFEKEMSTQVFILCDKPKDANLIVISFRGTEPFDADDWITDFDYSWYEIPKLGKVHMGFLEALGLGSRAKASTFHEQLFMNNQNFTKLENDATIAPSESSESSMMFSDSDAHSVSDQSPESDRPTDTGSKKFKLDMPERTAYYVVRSKLKRLLDEHKNAKFVVTGHSLGGALAILFPTILVLHEEMNVMERLLGIYTYGQPRIGNRQLGRFMEAHLEHPVPKYFRVVYSNDLVPRLPYDNKTFLFKHFGICQYYNSLYVEQNVDEEPNRNYFGLRFLIPLYLNAGWELIRSFTMGYIYGAEYEECWESVVLRVLGLFLPGISAHSPVDYVNSVRLGTERSTQMSSF from the exons ATGGAAGTGGATGGAGGTGAATGGACTGGGAATTCGCGGTTTTTGATTGTGAATTACCAAGCCGGAGGAATTTTGGACCTCATGCGCTTTCTCCTATCAGCTAACAAGGAAAACGCTCATAAATTTCTCCACTATTCCGACGGCGGTACCCCTGTGGCGGAAGAGTTGACACGTGTTCATGACGATACCACTGCCGGAGATCATCGATGGGTTATATTTGTCTCCGTTATTGTGCGCAAATTAATCGCCATTTTCGGTAAACCCATGGAATGGTTTGGGTATCTCCTCGACTTCATCCTCAACCTTCTCTCTCTCAATGGCAACATTTTTGGCCTTTTCTACAATATATTGCATG GAAAGGTGGTGATGCCACAGAGAGGGTCAGAAACGTTTATAAGTGCTATTGGGCATTTAGATGGGCGTATAGACTTATACAGGACTGAGACGTTAACCAAGGAAATTGGAGAGCCTGATTTCTGGCAGAAAAATATTCAACTTGGAATAGGACACAGAGCCCTTATGGACCTCTGTATGATGGCTTCAAAGTTGGCCTACGAGAATGCAAAGGTCGTTCAGAATGTCGTAAATATTCACTGGaag ATGCATTTTGTGGATTTCTACAATTGTTGGAATG ATTTCGAGAAAGAGATGTCCACCCAGGTTTTTATATTGTGTGATAAGCCAAAAGATGCAAACTTGATAGTCATCAGCTTCAGGGGCACAGAGCCTTTTGATGCTGATGACTGGATCACTGATTTTGACTACTCTTGGTACGAGATTCCAAAACTTGGCAAAGTACACATGGGTTTCTTGGAAGCCTTAGGTTTAGGGAGCAGAGCTAAAGCCTCTACGTTTCATGAACAGCTGTTCATGAATAATCAGAACTTCACCAAGTTAGAGAATGATGCAACTATTGCTCCTTCAGAAAGTTCTGAATCTTCTATGATGTTCAGTGATTCTGATGCACATAGTGTGTCAGACCAGTCGCCTGAATCAGATAGGCCTACTGATACCGGATCAAAGAAGTTCAAACTAGATATGCCAGAGAGGACGGCATACTATGTTGTCAGAAGTAAACTCAAAAGGTTACTCGATGAGCACAAGAATGCAAAGTTTGTTGTTACAGGCCATAGCCTTGGTGGAGCATTAGCTATATTATTCCCGACAATCCTAGTGCTGCATGAGGAGATGAATGTCATGGAACGGTTATTGGGGATATATACATATGGGCAGCCAAGGATTGGGAACAGACAGTTAGGGAGGTTCATGGAAGCCCATTTGGAACATCCAGTCCCAAAGTACTTCAGAGTTGTTTATTCCAATGATCTTGTGCCAAGATTACCTTATGATAATAAAACATTCCTGTTTAAACACTTCGGGATTTGCCAGTATTATAACAGCTTATACGTTGAGCAG AACGTCGATGAAGAGCCAAACAGAAACTATTTTGGGCTGCGATTTCTGATACCATTGTATCTGAATGCTGGGTGGGAGCTCATCAGAAGCTTTACAATGGGTTACATATATGGAGCCGAGTATGAGGAGTGCTGGGAGTCAGTTGTGCTTCGCGTGCTAGGACTTTTTCTTCCTGGTATTTCTGCCCACAGCCCAGTTGATTACGTGAACTCCGTCAGACTTGGAACGGAGAGAAGTACCCAAATGTCGTCTTTTTAG
- the LOC107014359 gene encoding 15-cis-phytoene desaturase, chloroplastic/chromoplastic, producing the protein MPQIGLVSAVNLRVQGSSAYLWSSRSSSLGTESRDGCLQRNSLCFAGSESMGHKLKIRTTRRLVKDLGPLKVVCIDYPRPELDNTVNYLEAAFLSSTFRASPRPTKPLEIVIAGAGLGGLSTAKYLADAGHKPILLEARDVLGGKVAAWKDDDGDWYETGLHIFFGAYPNIQNLFGELGINDRLQWKEHSMIFAMPSKPGEFSRFDFSEALPAPLNGILAILKNNEMLTWPEKVKFAIGLLPAMLGGQSYVEAQDGISVKDWMRKQGVPDRVTDEVFIAMSKALNFINPDELSMQCILIALNRFLQEKHGSKMAFLDGNPPERLCMPIVEHIESKGGQVRLNSRIKKIELNEDGSVKSFILSDGSAIEGDAFVFAAPVDIFKLLLPEDWKEIPYFQKLEKLVGVPVINVHIWFDRKLKNTYDHLLFSRSSLLSVYADMSVTCKEYYNPNQSMLELVFAPAEEWISRSDSEIIDATMKELATLFPDEISADQSKAKILKYHVVRTPRSVYKTVPGCEPCRPLQRSPIEGFYLAGDYTKQKYLASMEGAVLSGKLCAQAIVQDYELLVGRSQKKLSEASVV; encoded by the exons ATGCCTCAAATTGGACTTGTTTCTGCTGTTAACTTGAGAGTCCAAGGTAGTTCAGCTTATCTTTGGAGCTCGAGGTCGTCTTCTTTGGGAACTGAAAGTCGAGATGGTTGCTTGCAAAGGAATTCGTTATGTTTTGCTGGTAGCGAATCAATGGGTCATAAGTTAAAGATTCGTACGACCAGAAGATTGGTTAAGGACTTGGGGCCTTTAAAG GTCGTATGCATTGATTATCCAAGACCAGAGCTAGACAATACAGTTAACTATTTGGAGGCTGCATTTTTATCATCAACATTCCGTGCTTCTCCGCGCCCAACTAAACCATTGGAGATTGTTATTGCTGGTGCAG GTTTGGGTGGTTTGTCTACAGCAAAATATTTGGCAGATGCTGGTCACAAACCGATACTGCTGGAGGCAAGGGATGTTCTAGGTGGAAAG GTAGCTGCATGGAAAGATGATGATGGAGATTGGTACGAGACTGGTTTGCATATATTCT TTGGGGCTTACCCAAATATTCAGAACCTGTTTGGAGAATTAGGGATTAACGATCGATTGCAATGGAAGGAACATTCAATGATATTTGCAATGCCAAGCAAGCCAGGAGAATTCAGCCGCTTTGATTTCTCCGAAGCTTTACCCGCTCCTTTAAATG GAATTTTAGCCATCTTAAAGAACAACGAAATGCTTACATGGCCCGAGAAAGTCAAATTTGCAATTGGACTCTTGCCAGCAATGCTTGGAGGGCAATCTTATGTTGAAGCTCAAGATGGGATAAGTGTTAAGGACTGGATGAGAAAGCAA GGTGTGCCGGACAGGGTGACAGATGAGGTGTTCATTGCTATGTCAAAGGCACTCAACTTTATAAACCCTGACGAACTTTCAATGCAGTGCATTTTGATCGCATTGAACAGGTTTCTTCAG GAGAAACATGGTTCAAAAATGGCCTTTTTAGATGGTAATCCTCCTGAGAGACTTTGCATGCCGATTGTTGAACACATTGAGTCAAAAGGTGGCCAAGTCAGACTGAACTCACGAATAAAAAAGATTGAGCTGAATGAGGATGGAAGTGTCAAGAGTTTTATACTGAGTGACGGTAGTGCAATCGAGGGAGATGCTTTTGTGTTTGCCGCTCCAG TGGATATTTTCAAGCTTCTATTGCCTGAAGACTGGAAAGAGATTCCATATTTCCAAAAGTTGGAGAAGTTAGTCGGAGTACCTGTGATAAATGTACATATATG GTTTGACAGAAAACTGAAGAACACATATGATCATTTGCTCTTCAGCAG AAGCTCACTGCTCAGTGTGTATGCTGACATGTCTGTCACATGTAAG GAATATTACAACCCCAATCAGTCTATGTTGGAATTGGTTTTTGCACCTGCAGAAGAGTGGATATCTCGCAGCGACTCAGAAATTATTGATGCTACGATGAAGGAACTAGCAACTCTTTTTCCTGATGAAATTTCAGCAGATCAAAGCAAAGCAAAAATATTGAAGTACCATGTTGTCAGAACTCCAAG GTCTGTTTATAAAACTGTGCCAGGTTGTGAACCCTGTCGGCCTTTACAAAGATCCCCAATAGAGGGGTTTTATTTAGCTGGTGACTACACGAAACAGAAATACTTGGCTTCAATGGAAGGCGCTGTCTTATCAGGAAAGCTTTGTGCTCAAGCTATTGTACAG GATTATGAGTTACTTGTCGGACGGAGCCAAAAGAAGTTGTCTGAAGCAAGCGTAGTTTAG
- the LOC107014357 gene encoding tyrosine-sulfated glycopeptide receptor 1 has product MDNKDSRLQSGLTYHQFRQAMLRTSIHSSSPHHKSLYYPIILILVLLLSSVATICHASCNQLDRDSLLSFSVGISSPSPLNWSSSADCCTLWEGVACDDNGRVTTLWLPSRSLFGNITPAIANLSKLSQLSLSNNRFFGPLPDGFFNSFSTLQIIDLSYNRLSGRLPLSDRLPSPIKTVNLSSNHFNGTVLSSFLEPAINLESFDISNNSFSGPIPSFICSYSAAVRVLDFTSNDFRGQMPQGFGSCSSLVTLRAGFNHLSGFIPDDIYSVSTLQEISLPGNKFYGPIPESIVNLVNLRILALYGNELTGLIPQDIGRLSRLEQLLLHINNLNGTVPPSLMTCTRLTVLNLRVNFLEGELSALDFSNLSRLGIIDLGNNFFTGSIPQSLFSCRSLTAIRLATNYLTGDILPGIMSLQALSFLSVSNNSLTNFAGAIEVLKGCKNLTTLILTKNFYNETLPDNGDLIGSEDFQNLQILGLGGCNFTGQIPTWLVKLGRVEVLDLSMNQITGKIPGWLGTLQNLFYLDLSQNFLYGGFPVELTQLQRLASQEAADQVDRSALELPVFVQPNNASNQQYNLLSNLPPAIYLGNNNLDGNIPTEIGQLKYIHVLDLSKNNFTGNIPETISNLTNLEKLDLSANNLSGEIPSSLKGLHFLSSFSVAHNNLEGPIPTGGQFDTFPITSFLGNPGLCGQILQHPCPDRSGITQPSAVRKTAKRKILIGLILGISFGIAFTVIIIAFWIFSKRRILPRGDAEKNDLEIVSYNSTSGLSAEIGKDNSMLVMFPTNKDQINDLTIFDILRATNNFNQANIVGCGGFGLVYKATLADGTTLAVKKLSGDMGLIEREFKAEVEVLSTAQHDNLVSLQGYCVHDGCRLLFYSYMQNGSLDYWLHEKTDGASQLDWPTRLKIAQGASCGLAYMHQICEPHIVHRDIKSSNILLDEKFKAHVADFGLSRLILPYQTHVTTELVGTLGYIPPEYSQSWIATLRGDVYSFGVVMLELLAGRRPVDMSKPKMSRELVVWVHLMRNEGKQEEIFDPILRDKGFEEEMLQVLDVACMCVSQNPFKRPSIAEVVEWLNRVVSNGGAPK; this is encoded by the coding sequence ATGGATAATAAAGACAGCCGCCTCCAATCTGGTCTGACATATCATCAATTTCGACAAGCCATGCTTCGTACTTCCATCCATTCTTCTTCACCCCACCATAAATCTCTCTATTATCCAATAATACTGATACTTGTTCTACTTCTTTCTTCTGTTGCTACCATCTGTCATGCTTCTTGCAATCAGCTTGATCGTGATTCTTTGTTATCATTCTCTGTTGGTATCTCTTCACCTTCTCCTTTGAATTGGTCTTCTTCCGCGGATTGCTGCACCTTGTGGGAAGGTGTTGCTTGTGATGATAATGGCCGAGTAACCACTCTCTGGCTTCCCTCAAGAAGCCTTTTTGGAAACATAACCCCTGCTATTGCAAATTTGAGCAAACTCTCTCAACTCAGCCTGTCAAATAATCGATTTTTTGGTCCCCTCCCAGATGGATTTTTCAACTCATTTAGTACCTTGCAGATCATTGACTTGAGTTATAACCGTTTATCAGGACGATTGCCGCTATCAGATAGATTGCCATCACCCATCAAGACAGTAAATCTCTCTAGCAACCACTTCAATGGGACAGTACTATCATCATTTCTCGAGCCAGCAATTAATTTAGAGAGTTTCGATATTAGCAACAATAGCTTCTCTGGTCCAATACCCTCCTTTATTTGCAGCTACTCAGCCGCTGTCAGAGTTCTTGATTTCACTTCCAATGACTTCAGGGGCCAGATGCCCCAAGGGTTTGGGAGTTGCTCCAGTTTGGTTACTTTGAGAGCAGGATTCAACCATCTTTCAGGATTCATTCCTGATGATATTTATAGTGTGTCAACACTGCAAGAAATCTCTTTACCTGGCAATAAATTTTATGGACCCATCCCAGAAAGCATTGTCAACCTTGTCAACCTCAGAATCCTCGCACTCTATGGCAATGAGTTGACAGGTTTGATCCCTCAAGATATTGGAAGACTCTCCAGATTGGAACAGTTGCTCCTCCATATAAACAATCTAAATGGCACTGTGCCGCCATCGCTGATGACCTGCACCCGTCTCACTGTGCTCAATTTAAGGGTCAACTTCTTGGAAGGTGAACTCTCAGCTCTTGATTTCTCCAACCTTAGTCGACTTGGCATAATCGACCTTGGAAATAACTTCTTCACTGGAAGCATTCCACAAAGCCTTTTTTCATGCAGGTCATTAACTGCAATCCGTCTGGCTACTAACTACCTGACAGGAGATATCTTGCCTGGCATAATGTCTTTACAAGCTTTGTCCTTCCTCTCGGTTTCCAATAACAGCCTAACCAATTTTGCAGGGGCAATAGAAGTCCTTAAGGGTTGTAAGAATCTTACCACACTAATCCTCACCAAAAACTTTTATAATGAAACGTTGCCTGATAATGGGGACTTGATTGGGTCTGAAGATTTTCAAAATCTCCAAATTCTGGGTTTAGGTGGTTGTAATTTCACCGGACAGATACCCACATGGCTGGTTAAACTTGGGAGGGTAGAGGTTCTAGACCTTTCTATGAATCAAATCACAGGCAAAATTCCAGGTTGGTTGGGGACTTTACAGAATCTATTTTACCTGGATTTGTCTCAGAATTTTCTATATGGAGGCTTCCCAGTCGAACTTACTCAACTGCAAAGACTCGCATCACAAGAGGCTGCTGATCAGGTCGACAGAAGTGCTTTAGAATTGCCTGTGTTTGTTCAACCAAACAATGCCTCAAATCAGCAATATAATCTACTGTCAAACCTGCCACCAGCTATTTACCTTGGAAACAACAACCTTGATGGCAATATTCCAACTGAGATTGGCCAGCTGAAGTACATTCATGTTCTTGATCTGAGCAAGAACAACTTTACAGGAAACATTCCAGAAACAATATCCAACCTCACTAATCTGGAGAAACTAGACCTCTCTGCCAACAACCTCTCAGGTGAAATTCCTTCTTCACTCAAGGGTCTTcattttttgtcttcttttagTGTTGCTCACAACAATCTTGAGGGACCTATTCCAACGGGAGGTCAGTTTGACACATTTCCTATCACTAGTTTCTTAGGTAATCCAGGACTGTGTGGTCAAATCCTGCAGCACCCTTGCCCTGATCGATCAGGAATTACACAACCTTCTGCAGTTAGAAAAACCGCAAAACGGAAAATCTTAATTGGACTCATCCTAGGGATCTCCTTCGGCATTGCCTTCACAGTCATCATCATAGCATTCTGGATATTCTCCAAGAGGAGGATCCTTCCAAGAGGTGACGCCGAGAAAAATGACTTGGAAATTGTGTCCTACAACTCCACTTCTGGATTGTCTGCTGAGATTGGAAAGGATAACAGCATGCTTGTTATGTTTCCAACCAATAAGGATCAGATTAATGATCTTACAATTTTTGACATTCTGAGAGCCACAAATAACTTCAACCAAGCAAACATAGTTGGTTGTGGAGGCTTTGGTCTGGTCTATAAAGCAACTTTAGCAGATGGAACTACGTTGGCTGTTAAGAAACTTTCAGGAGATATGGGTTTAATTGAAAGAGAATTCAAAGCAGAGGTGGAAGTTTTATCCACTGCCCAACATGATAATTTGGTCTCTCTTCAAGGTTACTGTGTGCATGATGGCTGTAGGTTGCTGTTCTATTCCTATATGCAAAATGGAAGTCTGGACTACTGGTTGCACGAGAAGACTGATGGAGCATCCCAGCTTGATTGGCCAACTCGACTGAAGATTGCACAGGGGGCAAGTTGTGGGCTGGCTTACATGCATCAGATATGTGAACCACATATTGTTCATCGTGACATAAAGTCCAGTAACATCCTCCTTGATGAAAAGTTTAAAGCACATGTGGCAGATTTCGGATTGTCCAGATTGATTCTTCCTTACCAAACTCACGTCACCACTGAACTGGTTGGTACCCTTGGCTACATCCCACCAGAGTATAGTCAATCATGGATAGCCACTTTGAGAGGAGATGTCTATAGTTTTGGAGTTGTGATGTTAGAACTCCTGGCTGGCAGAAGACCTGTGGACATGAGCAAACCAAAGATGTCAAGGGAATTGGTTGTATGGGTGCACCTAATGAGAAATGAGGGTAAACAAGAAGAAATATTTGATCCTATACTAAGAGACAAGGGTTTCGAAGAAGAAATGCTTCAAGTGCTTGATGTTGCCTGCATGTGTGTCAGCCAGAATCCTTTCAAAAGGCCAAGTATAGCAGAAGTGGTTGAGTGGCTCAACAGAGTAGTATCCAACGGGGGAGCACCTAAATAA
- the LOC107014250 gene encoding protein STRUBBELIG-RECEPTOR FAMILY 6-like, with product MRLLPLSLLIGILLYCANYAIADTDPNDASALRVLYSSLNSPGQLTKWSANGGDPCGESWTGITCSGNRVTEIKISGLGLSGSLGYQLASLTSVTNFDISNNNLGNQLPYQLPPNVQRLNLAANGFNGALPYSISQMTSLRYLNVSHNQIQGQVTVMFDSLSSLDTLDFSFNSMTGDLPQSFKALTSMNKMYLQNNQFTGTIDVLANLPLDDLNVENNRFTGWVPDHLKGITKSNGNSWNSGSAPPPPPGTPPASRPHHKSGGNNSPSDGGSSGDGGGKSGIGGGAIAGIVISVLVVGAIVAFFVIKKRLKRSSTDIEKHENQPFAPLAPPQEVHELKTNEASSAPIVKVFEAPAVVNLRPPPIERHKSFDEADIAAKPIVPPKKVNTAKIDARQYSIADLQMATDSFNVDNLIGEGSFGRVYRAQFDDGKVLAVKKINSSALQNPEDFLDIVSEISRLHHPNVTELVGYCSEHGQHLLVYEFHKNGSLHDFLHLSDEESKPLTWNSRVKIALGTARALEYLHEVCSPSLVHKNIKSANIVLDAELNPHLSDSGLASLIADADQALNHNTGSGYGAPEVAMSGLCTIKSDVYSFGVVMLELLTGRKPFDSARTRSEQSLVRWATPQLHDIDALAKMVDPALEGLYPVKSLSRFADVIALCVQPEPEFRPPMSEVVEALVRLVQRANMSKRTFGADQGTSRGETDGPDYEP from the exons ATGAGGTTGCTGCCGCTGTCGCTACTCATCGGCATTTTGCTTTATTGTGCTAATTATGCCATTGCCGACACAGATCCAAATGACG CTTCTGCTCTGAGAGTTCTGTATAGCAGTCTAAATTCTCCTGGACAGCTAACCAAATGGAGTGCCAATGGTGGTGATCCTTGTGGAGAGTCCTGGACAGGTATTACTTGCTCGGGCAATAGAGTTACTGAAAT CAAGATATCAGGTCTTGGACTCTCCGGTTCACTGGGCTACCAATTAGCAAGTCTTACATCCGTGACTAATTT TGACATAAGTAATAACAATTTGGGAAACCAGTTACCTTATCAGCTTCCTCCAAATGTGCAAAGACT AAACCTTGCTGCTAATGGTTTTAATGGTGCCCTTCCGTATTCCATTTCGCAGATGACTTCTCTCCGATACTT AAATGTCAGtcataatcaaattcaaggaCAAGTGACTGTCATGTTCGACTCTCTGTCTTCTCTTGATACATT GGATTTCTCATTCAATTCTATGACGGGTGATCTTCCTCAAAGCTTCAAGGCACTGACTAGTATGAACAAAAT GTATTTGCAGAACAACCAGTTTACAGGAACTATTGATGTCTTAGCCAATCTTCCTCTGGACGATTT GAATGTTGAGAACAACCGTTTTACTGGCTGGGTTCCTGATCACTTGAAAGGGATCACGAA ATCAAATGGTAACTCGTGGAACTCAGGATCTGCACCCCCTCCTCCACCTGGCACACCCCCTGCAAGCAGGCCGCACCACAAATCTGGAGGCAATAATAGCCCTTCTGATGGTGGAAGCAGTGGTGATGGTGGTGGTAAATCGGGGATAGGGGGTGGAGCCATTGCAGGCATAGTGATATCTGTTCTAGTTGTTGGGGCAATTGTAGCATTCTTTGTTATCAAGAAGAGATTGAAACGGTCATCGACGGACATTGAGAAACATGAAAATCAGCCATTTGCTCCGCTTGCTCCCCCCCAGGAAGTACATG AGTTGAAAACTAATGAAGCTTCCTCTGCGCCAATAGTGAAAGTATTTGAAGCTCCTGCGGTAGTAAATCTAAGACCTCCACCTATTGAACGCCACAAGTCATTTGATGAAGCTGACATAGCAGCAAAACCAATTGTCCCACCCAAGAAAGTTAATACAGCTAAAATAGATGCAAGACAATATTCGATTGCAGACCTACAGATGGCGACAGATAGCTTCAATGTTGATAACCTCATTGGCGAGGGATCATTTGGGCGTGTTTATAGGGCTCAGTTTGATGATGGAAAG GTTCTTGCAGTCAAGAAAATCAACTCTTCTGCACTCCAGAATCCTGAAGATTTTCTCGATATTGTTTCTGAAATATCACGGTTGCACCATCCAAATGTTACTGAGCTGGTTGGATATTGTTCAGAGCACGGGCAGCATCTGTTGGTTTATGAATTCCACAAAAATGGTTCTTTGCATGATTTCCTGCATCTGTCAGATGAGGAAAGCAAGCCTCTAACATGGAATAGCCGAGTTAAGATTGCACTAGGCACGGCAAGAGCACTAGA GTATCTGCACGAAGTTTGTTCACCATCTTTGGTTCACAAGAATATCAAGTCTGCAAATATTGTACTTGATGCAGAACTCAATCCTCATCTATCAGACTCTGGATTGGCAAGTCTTATTGCTGATGCAGATCAG GCATTGAACCATAATACAGGATCGGGATATGGTGCCCCCGAAGTTGCTATGTCTGGACTGTGTACCATAAAAAGTGATGTGTACAGCTTTGGAGTGGTTATGTTGGAACTTCTTACCGGACGAAAACCTTTTGATAG CGCAAGAACAAGATCTGAACAATCTCTAGTTAGATGGGCAACACCTCAGCTGCATGATATTGATGCCCTAGCTAAGATGGTTGATCCAGCACTCGAGGGGCTCTATCCTGTTAAATCTCTATCACGCTTTGCTGATGTAATAGCTCTGTGTGTCCAG CCTGAACCGGAGTTCAGGCCACCTATGTCGGAAGTGGTTGAAGCATTAGTTCGGCTAGTGCAACGAGCAAACATGAGCAAGAGGACATTTGGTGCTGATCAGGGTACTTCAAGGGGTGAAACAGATGGCCCGGACTATGAACCATAG